A single window of Mycolicibacterium aurum DNA harbors:
- the ponA2 gene encoding transglycosylase/D,D-transpeptidase PonA2, which translates to MPEDPPIRPPRAVTVIKLVWCCLLASVVAAGLMFPVVGGFGLMSNRASDVVANGSAQLVEGEVPQVSTMVDAKGNIIAWLYSQRRFEVPSDQIANTMKLAIVSIEDKRFADHNGVDWQGTLTGLSGYLSGNLDTRGGSTIEQQYVKNYQLLVIAQTDAEKRAAIETTPARKLREIRMALTLDKTFTKPEILTRYLNLVSFGNGAFGVQDASQTYFGINASELNWQQAALLAGMVQSTSTLNPYTNPDGALARRNVVLDTMIVNLPEYADELRAAKQEPLGILPQPKELPRGCIAAGDRAFFCDYALDYLARAGISKDQVAKGGYLIKTTLEPDVQASVKNAITEFASPDLAGVASVMSVIKPGKESHPVLAMASNRTYGLNLDAGETMQPQPFSLVGNGAGSVFKIFTTAAAMEMGMGINAQLDSPSRFEAKGLGSGGARGCPPATWCVQNAGNYRGTMSVTDALATSPNTAFAKLIAQVGVQRTVDMAVRLGLRSYALPGTARDYDPESNESLADFVKRQNIGSFTLGPIEVNALELSNVAATLASGGTWCPPNPIAEVWDRNGEQVSVTTETCEQVVPEGLANTLANAMSKDDTGSGTAAGAAGSVGWSLPMSGKTGTTEANRSSAFLGFTNRYAAASYIYDDSTAPTELCSFPLRQCGSGNLFGGNEPARTWFTAMSPIATAFGDVTLPPTDPRYVEGAPGSRVPSVAGMNQDTARQRLREAGFQVADQATPVNSSSSYGTVVGTSPTGQTVPGSIVTIQISNGIAPPPPPPPAGAPPPGLPPPPVGETVIQIPGLPPITVPVLGPPPPPPPPPPG; encoded by the coding sequence ATGCCGGAGGACCCCCCGATCCGGCCGCCCCGCGCGGTCACCGTCATCAAGCTCGTCTGGTGCTGCCTTCTGGCCAGCGTCGTCGCCGCGGGTCTGATGTTCCCTGTGGTCGGCGGATTCGGCCTGATGTCCAACCGCGCCTCCGATGTCGTCGCCAACGGCTCGGCCCAGCTCGTCGAGGGTGAAGTACCGCAGGTGTCGACGATGGTCGATGCGAAGGGCAACATCATCGCCTGGCTCTACTCCCAGCGACGGTTCGAAGTTCCCAGTGACCAGATCGCCAACACGATGAAGCTGGCGATCGTCTCCATCGAGGACAAAAGATTTGCCGACCACAACGGAGTGGACTGGCAGGGCACACTGACCGGTCTCTCCGGCTACCTGTCGGGCAACCTCGACACCCGCGGCGGCTCGACCATCGAGCAGCAGTACGTGAAGAACTACCAATTGCTCGTCATCGCGCAGACCGATGCCGAGAAGCGGGCCGCCATCGAGACCACCCCGGCGCGCAAGCTGCGCGAGATCCGGATGGCGCTGACGCTCGACAAGACTTTCACCAAGCCGGAGATCCTCACCCGCTATCTGAACCTGGTGTCGTTCGGCAACGGCGCGTTCGGGGTGCAGGACGCCTCACAGACGTACTTCGGCATCAACGCCTCCGAGCTGAACTGGCAGCAGGCCGCACTCCTTGCGGGCATGGTCCAGTCGACGAGCACGCTGAACCCGTACACCAATCCCGACGGTGCCCTGGCCCGCCGCAACGTGGTGCTCGACACCATGATCGTCAACCTGCCCGAGTACGCCGACGAGTTGCGCGCCGCCAAGCAGGAGCCGCTCGGGATACTGCCCCAGCCCAAGGAACTGCCCAGAGGTTGCATCGCCGCCGGTGACCGCGCGTTCTTCTGCGACTATGCGCTGGACTATCTGGCCCGCGCCGGGATCAGCAAGGACCAGGTCGCCAAGGGTGGCTACCTCATCAAGACCACGCTGGAGCCGGACGTACAGGCGTCGGTGAAGAACGCGATCACCGAATTCGCAAGCCCGGACCTCGCCGGCGTGGCCAGCGTCATGAGCGTCATCAAGCCGGGCAAGGAGTCCCACCCGGTGCTGGCGATGGCCAGCAACCGCACGTACGGCCTGAACCTCGACGCCGGCGAGACGATGCAGCCGCAGCCGTTCTCTCTGGTCGGCAACGGTGCGGGTTCGGTGTTCAAGATCTTCACCACCGCGGCGGCCATGGAGATGGGCATGGGCATCAACGCCCAGCTCGATTCACCATCGCGGTTCGAGGCCAAGGGCCTGGGCAGCGGCGGTGCCCGCGGCTGCCCGCCCGCGACGTGGTGCGTGCAGAACGCCGGCAATTACCGCGGCACGATGAGCGTCACCGACGCGTTGGCGACGTCGCCGAACACGGCGTTCGCGAAGCTGATCGCACAGGTCGGGGTGCAGCGCACGGTGGACATGGCGGTGCGGCTGGGGCTGCGGTCCTACGCGCTGCCCGGCACCGCGCGCGACTACGACCCGGAAAGCAACGAGAGCCTCGCCGACTTCGTGAAACGCCAGAACATCGGTTCGTTCACGCTGGGACCGATCGAGGTCAACGCGTTGGAACTGTCCAACGTGGCCGCGACGCTGGCCTCGGGCGGCACCTGGTGTCCACCGAACCCGATCGCCGAGGTGTGGGACCGCAACGGCGAACAGGTGTCGGTCACCACCGAAACGTGCGAACAGGTGGTTCCCGAGGGTTTGGCCAACACGCTGGCCAACGCGATGAGTAAGGACGACACCGGTTCGGGAACCGCGGCCGGCGCCGCGGGTTCGGTGGGATGGAGCCTGCCGATGTCGGGCAAGACCGGCACCACCGAAGCCAACCGCTCCTCGGCGTTCCTGGGTTTCACCAACCGGTACGCCGCGGCCAGCTACATCTATGACGACTCGACGGCGCCGACCGAGCTGTGCTCGTTCCCGCTGCGTCAGTGTGGTTCGGGAAACCTGTTCGGCGGCAACGAGCCGGCCAGGACGTGGTTCACCGCGATGAGCCCGATCGCCACGGCGTTCGGTGACGTCACCCTGCCGCCGACCGACCCGCGCTACGTCGAGGGGGCACCCGGTTCGCGGGTGCCAAGCGTCGCGGGTATGAACCAGGACACCGCGCGGCAGCGGCTGCGCGAGGCCGGGTTCCAGGTCGCGGATCAGGCGACACCGGTGAACAGCTCGTCGTCCTACGGCACAGTGGTCGGGACGTCACCGACCGGTCAGACGGTGCCGGGGTCGATCGTGACGATCCAGATCTCCAACGGCATCGCGCCGCCGCCACCTCCACCACCGGCAGGCGCTCCGCCACCGGGGCTGCCACCACCGCCAGTGGGCGAGACCGTGATCCAGATTCCGGGTCTGCCGCCGATCACCGTGCCGGTGCTCGGGCCGCCGCCACCTCCCCCACCACCGCCGCCGGGGTGA
- a CDS encoding PPOX class F420-dependent oxidoreductase encodes MPSPLSDDAKKMLSKPNPAVISTVRSDGHPVTAATWYLLRDDKVLVNMDVARKRLDHLRKDPRVSLTVIDGDDWYTHVTVIGRVTQMYDDEGLADIDALSQHYQGKEYPQRDRPRVSALIEVDRVHGWGAQKNNDQPDGRG; translated from the coding sequence ATGCCATCGCCATTGTCCGACGACGCCAAGAAGATGTTGTCCAAGCCCAATCCCGCCGTGATCAGCACCGTCCGCAGCGACGGGCATCCCGTCACCGCGGCGACGTGGTACCTACTGCGCGATGACAAGGTGCTCGTGAACATGGACGTCGCCCGCAAGCGTCTCGACCATCTCCGCAAGGACCCGCGGGTCTCCCTGACGGTCATCGACGGTGACGACTGGTACACGCACGTCACCGTGATCGGACGCGTCACGCAGATGTACGACGACGAGGGCCTGGCCGACATCGACGCCCTCTCCCAGCACTATCAGGGCAAGGAGTACCCGCAGCGGGACCGGCCGCGGGTCAGTGCGCTGATCGAGGTCGACCGCGTGCACGGGTGGGGCGCGCAGAAGAACAACGACCAGCCCGACGGTCGCGGCTGA
- a CDS encoding metallophosphoesterase yields the protein MPAVPSGSPGSILKTAAVTSAGTLVAGIGYASLIERNAFVVRETTMPVLSPGSSPLKVLHISDIHMRPSQRRKQAWLRELAGWEPDFVVNTGDNLAHPKAVPAVIQALGDLLSVPGMFVFGSNDYFAPKLKNPANYLTNPSHRSHGEPLPWQDLRAAFTERGWLDMTHTRREVEVAGLHIAAAGVDDPHLKRDRYETIAGPATPAANLTLGLTHSPEPRVLDRFAADGYQLVMAGHTHGGQLCLPFYGALVTNCELDRSRAKGPSRWGAHTQLHVSAGLGTSPFAPLRFCCRPEATMLTLVAAPTGGSEVEFRAGQSHPTVSAR from the coding sequence ATGCCTGCTGTGCCTTCTGGTTCACCCGGTTCAATCCTCAAGACGGCAGCCGTCACCTCGGCCGGCACCCTGGTTGCCGGGATCGGTTATGCGTCACTGATCGAGCGCAACGCCTTCGTGGTGCGCGAGACGACGATGCCGGTGCTCTCTCCGGGGTCGTCTCCGCTGAAGGTGTTGCACATCAGCGACATCCACATGCGCCCCTCGCAGCGCCGCAAGCAGGCGTGGCTGCGCGAGCTGGCCGGCTGGGAGCCGGACTTCGTCGTGAACACCGGCGACAACCTGGCTCATCCCAAGGCCGTTCCGGCCGTCATTCAGGCGCTCGGTGACCTGCTGTCGGTGCCGGGCATGTTCGTCTTCGGCAGCAACGACTACTTCGCGCCGAAGCTGAAGAACCCCGCCAACTACCTGACGAATCCGTCACACCGGAGCCACGGCGAGCCCCTGCCGTGGCAGGACCTGCGGGCGGCGTTCACCGAGCGCGGCTGGCTGGACATGACCCATACCCGGCGCGAGGTCGAGGTGGCCGGGCTGCACATCGCGGCCGCGGGCGTCGACGATCCGCACCTCAAGCGCGACCGCTACGAGACGATCGCCGGGCCGGCGACGCCGGCCGCGAACCTCACCCTGGGATTGACCCACTCCCCCGAGCCGCGGGTGCTGGACCGGTTCGCCGCCGACGGCTATCAGCTGGTGATGGCCGGGCACACCCACGGCGGGCAACTGTGTCTGCCGTTCTACGGCGCACTCGTGACCAACTGCGAACTCGACAGGTCCAGGGCCAAGGGACCCTCGCGGTGGGGCGCCCACACCCAGCTGCACGTGTCGGCTGGCCTTGGCACCTCGCCGTTCGCCCCCCTGCGGTTCTGCTGCAGGCCGGAGGCCACCATGCTCACGTTGGTTGCGGCGCCAACCGGCGGCTCCGAGGTGGAGTTCCGGGCCGGGCAGTCGCATCCGACCGTATCGGCGCGGTGA
- a CDS encoding ArsA family ATPase, translated as MSTTPPALDMATILRDTSNRVIVCCGAGGVGKTTTAAAMALRAAEYGRTVVVLTIDPAKRLAQALGIRDLGNTPQRVPLPPEVTGELHAMMLDMRRTFDEMVLQYSGPGAADAILDNQFYQTVATSLAGTQEYMAMEKLGQLLAEDKWDLIVVDTPPSRNALDFLDAPKRLGSFMDSRLWRILLAPGRGIGRLVTGAVGLAMKGMSTILGSQMLSDAAGFVQSLDATFGGFREKADRTYELLKRRGTQFVVVSAAEPDALREASFFVDRLAGEHMPLAGLILNRTHPTLCDLHADKAAEAAELLSEKDPGSVAAAALQIHAERASTAKREVRLLSRFTGANPSVAIVGVPSLPFDVSDLDALRAIAEQITGGDTAA; from the coding sequence ATGAGCACCACTCCCCCGGCCTTGGACATGGCCACGATCCTGCGCGACACCTCTAACCGGGTGATCGTCTGCTGCGGGGCGGGCGGTGTCGGCAAGACGACGACGGCTGCTGCGATGGCGTTGCGCGCCGCAGAATACGGGCGCACCGTCGTCGTCCTGACGATCGACCCCGCCAAGCGGCTGGCTCAGGCGCTGGGTATTCGCGATCTGGGCAACACGCCCCAGCGGGTGCCGCTGCCACCCGAGGTGACCGGCGAGTTGCACGCGATGATGCTCGACATGCGGCGCACCTTCGACGAAATGGTGCTCCAGTACTCCGGTCCCGGCGCCGCCGACGCCATCCTGGACAACCAGTTCTACCAAACCGTGGCCACGTCACTGGCGGGCACGCAGGAGTACATGGCCATGGAGAAGCTGGGACAGCTTCTGGCAGAAGACAAATGGGATCTGATCGTGGTGGACACCCCACCGTCACGCAACGCCCTGGACTTCCTCGATGCGCCGAAGCGCCTGGGCAGTTTCATGGACAGCCGGCTCTGGCGGATACTTCTGGCGCCGGGACGGGGCATCGGCCGTCTGGTGACGGGCGCGGTCGGTCTCGCGATGAAGGGCATGTCGACGATTCTGGGCTCCCAGATGCTCTCCGACGCAGCGGGTTTCGTCCAGTCTCTCGATGCGACGTTCGGCGGATTCCGCGAGAAGGCCGACCGCACCTATGAGCTGCTCAAGCGGCGCGGCACTCAATTCGTCGTGGTGTCGGCGGCCGAACCCGATGCGCTGCGGGAGGCCTCGTTCTTCGTCGACCGGCTGGCGGGCGAGCACATGCCGTTGGCCGGCCTGATCCTCAACCGCACCCATCCCACCCTGTGCGACCTGCACGCCGACAAGGCAGCAGAGGCCGCGGAGCTGCTGTCCGAGAAAGATCCCGGCTCGGTGGCAGCCGCGGCGTTGCAGATACACGCGGAGCGGGCGTCCACCGCGAAGCGTGAGGTGCGGCTGCTGTCGCGGTTCACCGGCGCGAATCCGAGCGTCGCGATCGTCGGTGTGCCGTCGTTACCGTTCGACGTGTCCGACCTCGATGCGCTGCGCGCGATCGCAGAACAGATCACAGGCGGGGATACCGCGGCGTAA
- a CDS encoding DUF6602 domain-containing protein — MTSDDAVQHELQEFLAQDRAEIAAEYERIYRRTAEDPGTAGDQGEENWAALLRNWLPPNYQVVTKGRIIFPDKEASPQVDILVLRGTYPPRLVSKKLYLSTGVIAAFECKNTLKAAHFTDATETARWVKSKAAKRYGTPYDELHSLPIYGLLAHSHSWKGVASTPIDNIDKKMLEAVDSVEHPSQLINIVCVADLGTWTLNHFTQVPHLYPAEIQELRAVGGHSPNSGTMTGFCRWGLDNTEQVPGAEPNPVAVLVSDLIERIAWEDRDLRPIADYFRMAGVSATGTILGREYALPHVFSSSVAERLEAMGPTSGLEHLWDPWNMMQ, encoded by the coding sequence ATGACGAGCGATGATGCTGTCCAGCACGAGCTGCAAGAGTTCCTTGCGCAGGACCGCGCGGAGATCGCTGCTGAGTATGAGCGGATTTACCGGCGGACCGCGGAGGACCCGGGCACTGCTGGCGATCAGGGCGAGGAGAACTGGGCTGCCCTGCTACGAAATTGGTTGCCGCCGAATTATCAGGTAGTGACCAAGGGCCGCATTATCTTTCCCGACAAGGAGGCGTCGCCGCAGGTCGATATCTTGGTGCTCCGTGGTACGTATCCTCCGAGACTGGTGAGCAAGAAGCTTTACCTATCGACGGGAGTGATCGCCGCCTTTGAGTGCAAGAACACCCTGAAAGCTGCCCACTTCACCGACGCGACGGAGACTGCGCGGTGGGTGAAATCGAAAGCGGCGAAGCGTTACGGCACACCTTACGACGAACTTCATTCGCTACCGATCTATGGGCTGCTGGCGCACAGCCATTCTTGGAAGGGTGTGGCGTCGACTCCGATAGACAACATCGACAAGAAGATGTTGGAGGCGGTTGATAGCGTTGAGCATCCGTCTCAGTTGATCAACATTGTGTGCGTCGCTGACCTTGGAACGTGGACGTTGAACCACTTTACGCAGGTACCGCACCTCTATCCAGCTGAGATCCAGGAGCTACGGGCTGTTGGCGGGCATTCGCCGAATTCTGGCACGATGACTGGCTTTTGCCGTTGGGGACTCGACAATACTGAACAGGTACCGGGGGCTGAGCCAAATCCGGTCGCGGTGTTGGTATCAGATCTGATCGAACGAATCGCTTGGGAAGACAGGGATCTTAGACCTATCGCTGACTACTTCCGGATGGCGGGCGTGTCAGCTACCGGAACAATCTTGGGGCGCGAATACGCCCTACCGCATGTGTTCAGCTCATCAGTAGCCGAGCGGTTGGAGGCAATGGGTCCTACGTCGGGCTTGGAACACCTGTGGGATCCGTGGAACATGATGCAGTGA
- a CDS encoding ArsA-related P-loop ATPase: MATTSSGSDGAPDGPKPLGWPSRLTEARLHFVTGKGGTGKSTIAAALALALAAGGRRVLLVEVEGRQGIAQLFDVPPLPYEEVKIATAERGGVVNALAIDTEAAFLEYLDMFYNLGLAGRAMRRIGAVEFATTIAPGLRDVLLTGKIKEIVTRNDKGQPKGRGSTYDAVVVDSPPTGRIARFLDVTKAVSDLAKGGPVHSQADGVVKLLHSDLTAIHLVTLLEALPIQETLEAINELRDMGLPIGSVIVNRNIPSYLSAEDLAKAADGVIDADAVRAGLTTAGITLSEDDLAGLLTETIQHATRIAARTESAEQLAELDVARLDLPTIADGVDLGSLYELAEELAHQGVR, encoded by the coding sequence GTGGCTACCACCTCATCTGGATCAGACGGCGCACCGGATGGTCCCAAGCCTCTGGGTTGGCCGTCACGGCTGACCGAGGCGCGTCTGCATTTCGTCACCGGCAAGGGCGGCACCGGCAAGTCGACGATCGCCGCGGCGCTGGCCTTGGCGCTGGCTGCGGGCGGCCGACGCGTCCTTTTGGTGGAAGTCGAAGGGCGCCAAGGAATTGCGCAGCTATTCGATGTGCCACCACTGCCGTACGAAGAGGTCAAGATCGCGACCGCCGAGCGTGGCGGGGTGGTCAACGCGTTGGCCATCGACACCGAGGCCGCGTTCCTGGAGTACCTGGACATGTTCTACAACCTCGGCCTGGCCGGCCGGGCGATGCGCCGGATCGGCGCTGTCGAGTTCGCGACGACGATCGCACCGGGCCTGCGGGACGTGCTGCTCACCGGCAAGATCAAGGAAATCGTCACCAGGAACGACAAGGGTCAGCCGAAGGGCCGGGGAAGCACGTACGACGCGGTGGTCGTCGATTCGCCGCCCACCGGCCGGATCGCGCGTTTCCTCGATGTCACCAAGGCGGTGTCCGATCTCGCCAAGGGCGGGCCGGTACATTCGCAGGCCGACGGCGTGGTCAAGCTCCTGCACTCCGATCTGACCGCCATCCATCTGGTGACGCTGTTGGAGGCACTGCCGATCCAGGAGACGCTGGAGGCGATCAACGAGCTGCGCGACATGGGCCTGCCGATCGGCAGCGTGATCGTCAACCGCAACATCCCCTCGTATCTGTCAGCGGAAGACCTCGCCAAGGCGGCCGACGGCGTCATCGACGCCGACGCGGTCCGGGCGGGGTTGACCACCGCCGGAATCACCCTGTCGGAGGACGACTTGGCCGGCCTCCTGACCGAGACCATTCAGCATGCGACCCGCATCGCGGCGCGCACGGAGAGCGCCGAGCAACTCGCCGAGTTGGACGTGGCGCGCCTCGACCTGCCCACGATCGCGGACGGTGTCGATCTCGGGAGTCTCTACGAACTGGCGGAAGAGCTCGCCCATCAGGGCGTGCGGTGA
- a CDS encoding WhiB family transcriptional regulator, whose translation MSSIKPAARSTTANASDHSIVQGAEAEARIAWVSQARCRQTDPDELFVRGAAQRKAAVICRHCPVIAECGADALDNRVEFGVWGGMTERQRRALLKQHPDVVSWADFFSAQRKHRTAG comes from the coding sequence GTGTCATCAATCAAGCCCGCGGCTCGCAGTACCACCGCGAATGCATCGGACCATTCCATTGTGCAGGGTGCTGAAGCAGAAGCCCGTATTGCGTGGGTTTCTCAGGCCCGGTGTCGCCAAACGGACCCCGATGAACTCTTCGTCCGGGGGGCAGCTCAGCGCAAAGCCGCTGTGATCTGCCGCCATTGCCCCGTGATCGCCGAGTGCGGCGCCGACGCGCTGGACAACCGCGTCGAGTTCGGTGTGTGGGGAGGCATGACCGAACGGCAACGCCGGGCACTGCTCAAGCAGCATCCCGATGTGGTCTCTTGGGCCGACTTCTTCTCGGCCCAGCGCAAACACCGCACTGCCGGCTAA
- the cds1 gene encoding L-cysteine desulfhydrase Cds1, which yields MNSSGPCRQSRAWVDNAVRLIEADARRSADTHLLRYPLPASWSTDVDVALYLKDETTHITGSLKHRLARSLFLYALCNGWITEDTTVIEASSGSTAVSEAYFAAMLGLPFIAVMPASTSPSKIALIESQGGRCHFVTESAQVYDEAQRLAEQTGGHYLDQFTNAERATDWRGNNNIAESIFDQLAEETHPVPEWIVVGAGTGGTSATIGRYLRYRRYPTRLCVVDPENSAFFPSYERGDSDVVTGISSRIEGIGRPRVEPSFLPGVVDRMMCVPDNASVAVAHHVSKVLGRRVGPSTGTNIWGAFGLLAEMVAQGRSGSVVTLLADSGDRYADTYFCDEWLTSHGLAPTESAGSLAEFERSGRWS from the coding sequence GTGAACTCGTCGGGCCCGTGTCGCCAGTCGCGGGCATGGGTGGACAACGCGGTTCGGTTGATCGAGGCCGACGCGCGCCGCAGCGCTGACACGCATCTGCTGCGCTATCCGTTGCCGGCCAGCTGGTCGACCGATGTCGACGTCGCGCTCTACCTCAAGGACGAGACCACCCACATCACCGGCAGCCTCAAGCACCGGTTGGCACGGTCGCTGTTTCTGTACGCGCTGTGCAACGGGTGGATCACAGAGGACACCACGGTCATCGAGGCCTCGTCGGGTTCCACAGCGGTGTCCGAGGCATACTTCGCCGCGATGCTGGGCCTGCCGTTCATCGCGGTGATGCCGGCATCGACCAGCCCGTCCAAGATCGCTCTCATCGAATCCCAGGGCGGCCGTTGCCATTTCGTCACCGAGTCCGCTCAGGTCTACGACGAGGCGCAGCGGCTGGCCGAGCAGACCGGCGGCCATTACCTGGATCAGTTCACCAACGCCGAGCGCGCCACCGACTGGCGGGGCAACAACAACATCGCCGAGTCGATCTTCGATCAGCTTGCCGAGGAGACCCATCCGGTGCCGGAGTGGATCGTCGTGGGAGCGGGCACGGGCGGCACGAGCGCGACCATCGGCCGCTACCTTCGCTATCGCCGTTACCCGACGCGACTATGTGTGGTGGACCCGGAGAACTCGGCGTTCTTCCCGTCGTACGAACGCGGCGACTCCGACGTCGTGACGGGTATCTCCTCGCGGATCGAGGGGATCGGGCGCCCGCGTGTCGAGCCGTCGTTCCTGCCCGGCGTGGTGGACCGCATGATGTGCGTTCCGGACAACGCCTCGGTGGCGGTCGCGCATCACGTCAGCAAGGTGCTGGGCCGACGCGTCGGACCGTCGACCGGAACCAACATTTGGGGGGCGTTCGGACTTCTGGCCGAGATGGTGGCCCAGGGGCGCAGCGGCTCGGTGGTGACGTTGCTGGCCGACAGTGGCGACCGCTACGCCGACACCTACTTCTGTGACGAGTGGCTGACGAGCCACGGCCTGGCGCCGACGGAGTCGGCCGGCTCACTCGCCGAGTTCGAACGGTCCGGACGCTGGTCCTGA